In Desulfobulbaceae bacterium, one DNA window encodes the following:
- a CDS encoding alcohol dehydrogenase catalytic domain-containing protein → MRAAMYYRNDNIKVEEVATPRIKDHEILVKIYASGICGSDVMEWYRIHKAPLILGHEIAGEVVQVGDKVTKFKKGDRVAATHHVPCHQCHHCLTGHETVCELLLSGTHFDPGGFCEYVRLEQVNVEHGTWKIPETMSYDAATFIEPLACVIRGQRIGRLKTGASVLVLGSGISGLLHIHLASISGAGFIAATDISDYRLKKAREFGASSTYSAKDDIVTRFKKDNQGRGADLVIICASAEAAFKQGFEAVERGGTILVFAPTMDGVTLPLSVNDVFWRRDVTITTTYAGSPADCVAALKLISHNRVRVEEMITHRFGLADTVEGSKLVAAGGDSLKVIIHPQR, encoded by the coding sequence ATGCGCGCAGCAATGTACTACAGAAATGACAATATCAAGGTGGAAGAGGTTGCAACACCACGCATTAAAGACCATGAGATACTCGTTAAAATTTATGCCAGTGGTATTTGCGGAAGTGATGTTATGGAATGGTATAGAATCCATAAAGCGCCTTTGATATTAGGCCATGAAATTGCGGGTGAGGTAGTGCAGGTAGGCGATAAGGTGACGAAGTTTAAAAAGGGGGACAGGGTCGCAGCAACGCACCATGTACCCTGTCATCAATGCCACCACTGCTTGACAGGTCACGAAACCGTGTGCGAATTACTCTTGAGCGGGACACATTTTGATCCCGGTGGTTTTTGTGAATACGTCCGCCTCGAGCAGGTGAACGTCGAACACGGTACCTGGAAAATTCCAGAGACAATGAGCTATGATGCTGCCACATTTATCGAGCCTCTAGCCTGCGTAATCAGGGGTCAGCGCATAGGGAGGCTAAAAACAGGCGCAAGCGTGCTGGTCTTGGGCAGCGGCATTTCAGGCCTACTACACATACATCTTGCATCAATCTCAGGGGCTGGCTTCATCGCTGCAACTGACATAAGTGACTACAGACTTAAAAAAGCCAGGGAGTTTGGTGCCAGTAGCACATATTCTGCAAAAGATGATATAGTTACACGGTTCAAAAAAGATAACCAGGGGCGTGGGGCCGACCTGGTAATTATCTGCGCCAGTGCAGAGGCGGCATTCAAGCAGGGATTTGAGGCCGTGGAACGAGGTGGAACAATTTTAGTATTTGCACCAACCATGGACGGAGTAACATTGCCTTTATCGGTTAATGATGTATTTTGGAGGAGGGATGTGACCATCACAACAACCTATGCCGGCTCACCTGCAGACTGTGTGGCAGCGCTTAAACTGATAAGTCACAACAGGGTTCGGGTTGAAGAGATGATAACCCACAGATTTGGCTTGGCCGACACTGTGGAGGGCTCTAAACTGGTAGCGGCAGGCGGCGACTCCCTCAAGGTGATAATACACCCGCAAAGATGA
- a CDS encoding lytic transglycosylase domain-containing protein: MFDTVPAFSRIYTFTDKEGVVHFSNIPNDHRFRPIGKAWPSGARSSVPEYYFDTHINDAARLYQIDPLLIKAVIKRESNFDRYARSSKGALGLMQLMPATAHDMNVTDSFDPRENIFGGTRYLKWLSQMFSGDLELILASYNAGPEKVKRIRTVPDITETRLYVRAVLNYYNSYKMSL, translated from the coding sequence ATGTTTGATACTGTCCCTGCGTTTTCACGTATCTATACATTCACTGATAAGGAAGGGGTAGTCCATTTTAGTAATATCCCTAACGACCATCGTTTCCGGCCGATTGGTAAAGCATGGCCCTCTGGCGCCAGATCTTCAGTTCCGGAGTATTATTTTGATACTCATATTAATGATGCCGCTCGATTATACCAGATCGACCCGTTGCTTATAAAGGCTGTCATTAAGCGCGAGTCTAACTTTGATCGCTATGCGCGTTCATCTAAAGGAGCGCTTGGCCTCATGCAGTTGATGCCAGCAACCGCTCATGATATGAATGTCACAGACTCCTTTGACCCCCGTGAAAATATCTTTGGAGGAACTCGTTACCTGAAATGGCTTTCTCAAATGTTTTCCGGCGACCTTGAACTTATTCTTGCCTCGTATAATGCCGGGCCTGAAAAAGTTAAACGTATTCGTACTGTTCCTGATATTACTGAGACTCGTTTGTATGTTCGTGCAGTCCTTAATTATTATAACTCGTACAAAATGTCTCTTTAA
- the lsrF gene encoding 3-hydroxy-5-phosphonooxypentane-2,4-dione thiolase — MPEVDKEGKKYYQDIPAETQGFFLKGSNSLDWGIKNRLSRIFNPKSGRTVMLAVDHGYFQGPTTGLERIDLNIMPIAPYADTLMLTRGILRSIVPPSYDKGIVLRASGGPSILGELSNERLAVDMEEAIRLNVSALAVQVFIGGEYETQSVHNMTRLVDMGMRYGIPTLAVTAVGKDMARDARYFRLACRMCAELGAHYVKTYYIPKGFDTVTACCPVPIVMAGGKKIPEKDALTMSYNAIQEGASGVDMGRNIFQSEAPIAMLKAVGKVVHEDMKPKEAYELYKDLKSDGQKNCACKAEGKPKKTKR, encoded by the coding sequence ATGCCAGAAGTAGACAAAGAAGGGAAAAAATATTACCAGGATATCCCTGCTGAGACCCAAGGATTTTTCTTGAAAGGTTCAAATTCGTTGGATTGGGGCATTAAAAACAGATTGTCCAGGATTTTTAACCCGAAAAGCGGCAGAACGGTCATGTTGGCGGTAGATCATGGCTATTTCCAAGGCCCGACAACAGGCCTTGAACGTATTGACTTAAACATAATGCCAATTGCGCCATATGCTGACACCTTAATGCTGACCCGTGGAATCCTGCGCTCAATTGTACCCCCGTCCTACGACAAGGGTATCGTGCTGCGGGCCAGTGGAGGACCAAGCATCTTAGGCGAACTTTCCAACGAGCGATTAGCGGTTGACATGGAGGAGGCCATACGCCTTAACGTCTCAGCCCTGGCTGTTCAAGTATTCATCGGTGGCGAATATGAAACTCAATCGGTTCACAATATGACCAGACTTGTCGACATGGGAATGCGTTACGGTATCCCAACTCTTGCGGTCACCGCAGTTGGTAAGGATATGGCGCGTGATGCCCGCTATTTCCGGTTAGCCTGCCGAATGTGCGCTGAACTGGGAGCCCATTACGTAAAGACCTACTACATCCCCAAGGGCTTTGACACCGTAACTGCCTGCTGCCCGGTTCCAATCGTCATGGCAGGGGGCAAAAAAATCCCCGAAAAAGATGCCTTAACAATGTCATATAATGCGATTCAGGAAGGGGCTTCAGGGGTAGACATGGGTAGAAATATTTTTCAGTCTGAAGCGCCCATAGCAATGCTGAAGGCCGTCGGTAAGGTTGTGCACGAAGATATGAAGCCAAAGGAGGCGTACGAACTCTACAAGGATTTAAAGTCGGACGGACAAAAAAACTGTGCCTGCAAAGCCGAAGGAAAGCCCAAAAAAACGAAACGCTAG
- a CDS encoding dihydroorotate dehydrogenase, with amino-acid sequence MTASGTFGYGEEFEEYLPLEKLGAIVVKGISFNPRSGNPPPRIVETACGMLNAIGLENVGVERFIKEKMPYLQKVGNKTIVNILGDSIEEYCAIVERLNDVSGICAIELNISCPNVKKGGVAFGTKASMAAEVTRSVKNVCNFPIIVKLSPNVTDICEMACAVQEAGADAVSLINTLIGMAIDIEKKRPVLANTIGGLSGPAIKPVALRMVWQVSQAVTIPVIGIGGISTWQDAIEFILAGATAIQVGTANFVNPNAAEKIRVGINQYLQDNGIESIADLIGAAHPGR; translated from the coding sequence ATGACCGCATCCGGAACCTTTGGTTACGGGGAAGAGTTTGAAGAGTATCTGCCGTTAGAAAAGTTGGGTGCCATCGTAGTCAAAGGGATTTCATTTAACCCTCGTAGCGGTAATCCGCCACCAAGGATTGTTGAGACGGCCTGCGGCATGCTCAACGCTATTGGCTTGGAAAATGTCGGTGTCGAGCGTTTTATTAAAGAAAAAATGCCCTACCTTCAGAAAGTTGGAAACAAAACTATTGTTAATATTTTAGGCGATAGTATTGAAGAGTATTGTGCAATTGTTGAGCGCCTTAATGATGTTAGCGGAATTTGCGCTATTGAACTGAACATCTCCTGTCCCAATGTTAAAAAGGGTGGAGTTGCCTTTGGCACAAAGGCCTCTATGGCAGCCGAGGTGACACGGTCGGTAAAAAATGTTTGCAACTTTCCGATCATTGTTAAATTGTCTCCCAATGTAACGGATATCTGCGAAATGGCTTGTGCTGTGCAGGAGGCCGGCGCCGATGCCGTATCTCTTATCAACACATTAATAGGGATGGCAATCGATATTGAAAAGAAAAGGCCGGTCTTGGCGAACACTATTGGTGGTTTAAGTGGGCCTGCTATAAAGCCTGTTGCCCTGCGTATGGTCTGGCAGGTTTCCCAGGCGGTTACTATTCCGGTGATCGGCATTGGCGGAATTAGTACCTGGCAAGATGCAATAGAGTTTATTCTGGCAGGTGCCACAGCAATTCAAGTTGGTACTGCTAACTTTGTGAACCCCAATGCAGCAGAAAAAATTCGGGTTGGAATTAACCAATATTTACAAGACAACGGTATCGAGTCGATTGCCGATTTAATTGGTGCTGCCCATCCTGGCAGATAA
- a CDS encoding type II toxin-antitoxin system Phd/YefM family antitoxin, with product MITQNGEAKCIIQDIKSYEETQETMALLKILALGNRQVEEGKVVLAVEVINRIRAGKE from the coding sequence ATGATAACCCAAAATGGTGAAGCAAAATGCATTATTCAAGACATTAAAAGTTATGAGGAAACCCAAGAAACTATGGCACTGCTGAAAATACTTGCTCTTGGTAATCGACAGGTTGAAGAAGGCAAGGTGGTTTTGGCTGTAGAAGTTATAAATCGCATCCGAGCCGGTAAGGAGTAA
- a CDS encoding ParB/RepB/Spo0J family partition protein yields MSPLGKGLKALLPVSEERGIDLSGPEVEKPDSPYFMCPIDFIVPNPYQPRKEFDPEDLQGLAASISEKGVLQPLVVRKIKENEFELIAGERRLRASKVAGLEKVPVLVKEVGLSDRLELALIENIQRENLNALEEAEAYGQLAGEFGMTQEVIAKRVGKNRSTIANFLRMLTLPDYAKVSLQSGAISAGHARVLLGIEAEYQRALHDEIVKNNLSVREAENMGKAIKKERLNTGQVTPRVKAAPGIPASHCRALINSLATYLGSKSKLIQSGSRGKIEIEYQSPDDLERLLTLIVREE; encoded by the coding sequence ATGTCGCCATTGGGTAAGGGGCTAAAGGCACTCCTGCCGGTTTCAGAGGAAAGAGGTATTGATTTGAGTGGGCCGGAAGTTGAGAAGCCGGATTCGCCATATTTCATGTGTCCAATTGATTTTATCGTGCCGAACCCCTATCAGCCCAGGAAAGAGTTTGATCCTGAAGATTTGCAGGGTCTTGCTGCGTCTATCAGTGAGAAGGGGGTGCTGCAGCCGCTGGTAGTGAGAAAAATAAAAGAGAACGAGTTTGAACTTATTGCCGGGGAAAGGCGATTGCGGGCCTCGAAGGTAGCTGGTCTTGAAAAGGTGCCTGTGCTTGTAAAGGAGGTCGGCTTGTCTGACCGATTAGAACTGGCGTTGATAGAGAATATACAGCGAGAAAACTTGAATGCCCTAGAGGAGGCCGAGGCCTATGGTCAACTCGCTGGTGAATTTGGCATGACTCAAGAGGTTATTGCCAAGAGGGTGGGTAAGAACAGATCCACTATCGCCAATTTTCTGCGAATGCTTACCTTGCCCGACTATGCGAAGGTAAGTCTGCAGTCTGGGGCTATTTCGGCAGGGCATGCCCGGGTGCTCCTGGGAATTGAAGCGGAATACCAGCGGGCCTTGCATGATGAAATTGTAAAAAACAATCTTTCAGTGCGTGAAGCCGAGAACATGGGGAAGGCGATTAAGAAAGAGAGGCTTAACACCGGCCAAGTGACACCTAGGGTAAAAGCTGCACCAGGGATCCCGGCATCACACTGTAGGGCTTTAATTAACAGTCTTGCGACATACTTGGGGTCAAAAAGCAAATTAATCCAGTCAGGTTCCAGGGGCAAGATTGAAATTGAGTATCAATCGCCTGATGATCTTGAACGTCTACTGACTTTAATCGTACGGGAAGAGTGA
- a CDS encoding aminopeptidase P family protein yields the protein MKILHQLQAYLKRKKIDAVLVTHPDNRRYLSGYSAHDSSIEESSGSLLIFAKADPILLTDFRFLEQAQNDSPEFDIILYKRGLLQALADIFKEYKINRLAYEPYYFLHSSYLRLKKFCDEGHISLVDFSDFLIQRRQQKNLQEIDCIQRSVSLNELVFAEVYSSLRVGMTEVEVAITLEQAMRVHGAERPSFETIVASGPNGALPHAVPTSRKICSGEPVIIDMGLVLKGYCSDMTRTVVLGTPDPKTISIIRLVRNAQLQALSLLKPGVSCNVIDKSARDLITHGGYGPQFGHGVGHGVGLAVHEAPSLNKRNKKLLKPGMVVTIEPGVYISGWGGVRLENMAVITENNHLLLNKDTTFLDL from the coding sequence ATGAAAATCCTCCATCAGCTTCAGGCCTACCTGAAACGCAAAAAAATTGACGCAGTTCTTGTAACTCATCCCGATAATCGTCGCTATCTTAGTGGATATTCTGCCCACGATTCTTCCATAGAGGAATCATCCGGCTCTCTGTTGATATTCGCAAAAGCTGATCCGATTTTATTAACCGATTTTAGATTTCTTGAGCAAGCGCAGAACGACTCGCCTGAATTTGATATCATTTTATATAAGCGCGGTTTGCTGCAGGCTTTGGCTGATATTTTTAAAGAATACAAAATAAACCGTTTAGCCTATGAGCCTTATTATTTTCTTCATTCCAGCTATCTCAGGCTCAAAAAATTTTGCGATGAGGGCCACATTTCTCTTGTGGATTTTTCTGATTTTTTAATCCAAAGGCGGCAACAGAAAAATTTGCAAGAGATTGATTGTATTCAACGTTCGGTCTCCTTGAACGAGCTTGTCTTCGCTGAAGTCTATAGCTCGTTGCGGGTCGGTATGACCGAAGTGGAAGTCGCTATAACCCTTGAACAGGCCATGCGTGTCCATGGAGCCGAAAGGCCAAGTTTCGAGACAATTGTCGCTTCTGGCCCGAATGGAGCTCTACCACATGCTGTGCCCACTTCACGAAAAATATGTTCCGGTGAACCGGTGATTATTGACATGGGCTTAGTGCTCAAGGGCTACTGTTCCGACATGACACGTACAGTTGTTCTTGGCACACCAGACCCTAAAACCATCTCTATTATCCGTCTTGTCCGAAATGCTCAGCTCCAAGCTCTTTCTCTGCTAAAACCAGGTGTCAGCTGTAACGTAATTGATAAATCGGCCCGCGATCTGATCACTCATGGAGGTTATGGCCCCCAATTTGGTCATGGAGTCGGACACGGTGTCGGGCTTGCGGTTCATGAAGCCCCTAGCTTGAATAAAAGAAATAAGAAGCTCCTTAAGCCTGGGATGGTTGTTACCATCGAGCCTGGTGTATATATTTCAGGGTGGGGTGGCGTACGGCTCGAAAATATGGCTGTTATTACCGAAAACAACCATTTGCTTCTTAATAAAGACACCACCTTTCTTGATCTATAG
- a CDS encoding dihydroorotate dehydrogenase electron transfer subunit yields the protein MKQSRVEISANVQLSKSIFRMELVAPEAAAAARPGQFLMVQASDDGYDPLLRRPFSIHNVTSSGEVHIAYKVIGRGTELMSRMAAGGTIDIVGPQGNGFTVNGKHHFIVGGGMGIAPMQFLTKKIVKEAGKPKVHILLGARDKAELEAFNEYYNPISGVDVRLATDDGSFAHHGLVTDLLREAGGEFGAGQHMVYCCGPHPMMKAVATLSRELGWGCQVSLETMMACGIAACLGCTVESTKLNSKGGAYLHVCQDGPVFNEGDIKW from the coding sequence ATGAAACAGAGCAGGGTGGAAATCAGTGCTAATGTTCAGTTGAGTAAGTCGATATTCCGAATGGAGTTGGTGGCGCCGGAGGCTGCGGCAGCGGCGCGTCCCGGTCAGTTTCTAATGGTCCAGGCTTCCGATGACGGGTACGACCCACTATTGCGGAGGCCGTTCTCAATTCATAATGTCACTTCTTCCGGTGAAGTCCATATCGCCTATAAGGTAATCGGTCGGGGAACAGAGCTGATGAGTCGGATGGCTGCCGGTGGTACGATAGATATAGTCGGACCACAGGGCAACGGCTTTACGGTGAACGGTAAGCATCATTTTATTGTTGGCGGTGGAATGGGTATTGCGCCGATGCAATTTCTGACTAAAAAAATTGTCAAAGAGGCGGGGAAGCCTAAGGTGCATATCCTGCTTGGGGCACGAGATAAGGCGGAACTTGAGGCTTTCAACGAATATTATAACCCTATTTCCGGCGTTGATGTGCGTCTGGCGACTGATGATGGCTCATTTGCCCACCACGGCCTGGTGACGGATCTTTTGCGTGAAGCAGGAGGGGAGTTTGGTGCTGGGCAGCACATGGTCTATTGTTGTGGCCCACATCCTATGATGAAGGCTGTCGCGACACTTTCACGAGAGCTAGGCTGGGGATGTCAAGTTTCTCTGGAGACTATGATGGCTTGCGGCATAGCAGCCTGTTTAGGGTGTACAGTGGAATCAACAAAGCTGAACAGCAAGGGGGGGGCCTATCTCCATGTTTGTCAGGATGGGCCGGTATTTAATGAGGGAGATATCAAGTGGTAA
- a CDS encoding ParA family protein — protein sequence MRRARVLTFANQKGGVGKTTTAINLASAVAQLGYKVLVVDSDPQGNASSGLGVNVAEMGHHLYHCYMNEAAVGEAIRQVGESGNLYVLPTHIDLIGVEVELVATVKRERFLSELLEPLLGSYDFVFIDCPPSLGLLTINALTASDAVIIPLQCEYFALEGLSQLVRTIRLVKNSYNATLAIEGIVLTMYDRRNRLTHQVAREVKQHFKKEVFETVIPRNVRLSECPSHGLSIHAYDPRSVGALSYLNLGKEFIQNQKVKGVL from the coding sequence ATGAGAAGAGCCAGGGTGTTAACGTTTGCTAATCAGAAGGGGGGTGTGGGAAAGACTACGACCGCAATAAATCTTGCGTCTGCGGTGGCCCAGTTGGGCTATAAGGTCTTGGTGGTGGATTCAGACCCCCAGGGCAATGCGTCAAGCGGCCTGGGGGTGAATGTGGCCGAGATGGGTCACCACCTCTATCATTGTTACATGAATGAGGCAGCCGTTGGCGAGGCGATTCGTCAGGTCGGTGAGAGTGGTAATCTGTATGTGCTTCCAACCCATATTGACCTGATAGGTGTGGAGGTCGAGTTGGTGGCCACGGTTAAGCGCGAAAGGTTTTTGTCTGAATTGCTTGAGCCGCTGTTGGGTTCATACGATTTTGTGTTTATCGATTGTCCGCCGTCGCTGGGCTTGTTGACTATTAATGCTCTAACCGCGTCAGATGCGGTTATTATTCCGCTGCAATGTGAGTATTTTGCGCTTGAGGGGTTGAGCCAGCTGGTGCGGACAATACGACTTGTTAAGAACTCCTATAATGCAACTTTGGCAATCGAGGGCATTGTTCTGACCATGTACGACCGGAGGAACCGATTGACACATCAGGTGGCGCGAGAGGTGAAGCAGCACTTTAAAAAGGAAGTTTTTGAGACGGTGATTCCGCGTAACGTCAGGCTGAGCGAATGTCCAAGCCACGGACTGTCAATTCACGCATATGACCCTCGATCTGTTGGGGCCTTGAGTTATCTTAATTTGGGTAAGGAGTTCATACAGAACCAAAAGGTTAAGGGGGTGTTGTGA
- a CDS encoding HAD hydrolase-like protein: MTMIDWTEIDTVLLDMDGTLLDKHFDDNFWEHYVPEIYAKTNGMDKITARKMLLEVYKAKEGTLDWTDLDYWSEQLKLDIPALKLKVEHLIDVHPYVVDFLIFLQESNKKIYLVTNAHSKTLDIKMNKTALRGYFDRIICAEEVGLPKENPQFWGRLKGLVPYDKERTMLAEDTEKILYSAQEYGIKHLIYVARPSSQRPPQNSAEFTSIVYFNELIKGDHVPLPTT, encoded by the coding sequence ATGACGATGATAGACTGGACAGAAATAGATACCGTGCTGCTTGATATGGATGGCACGCTTCTCGATAAACATTTTGATGACAACTTCTGGGAACATTATGTGCCTGAAATTTATGCCAAGACCAATGGCATGGACAAGATCACAGCTCGAAAAATGCTATTAGAGGTCTATAAGGCCAAAGAGGGTACACTTGACTGGACTGACCTTGATTATTGGTCTGAGCAGCTGAAACTAGACATTCCTGCCTTAAAATTAAAGGTAGAGCACCTGATTGATGTGCATCCATATGTGGTTGATTTTTTGATTTTTCTACAGGAGAGTAATAAAAAGATCTATCTGGTAACTAATGCCCATTCAAAAACTCTTGATATCAAAATGAACAAAACAGCGCTTCGAGGTTATTTTGACAGAATTATCTGCGCCGAAGAGGTCGGCCTGCCCAAAGAAAACCCCCAGTTCTGGGGCAGGCTGAAGGGCTTGGTTCCTTACGACAAAGAACGGACAATGCTTGCCGAAGATACCGAAAAAATTCTCTATTCCGCCCAGGAATATGGCATCAAACATCTCATTTATGTGGCTCGACCGAGCAGTCAACGCCCTCCCCAAAACTCTGCCGAGTTTACCTCCATCGTCTATTTCAATGAACTGATAAAAGGCGATCATGTTCCACTTCCTACAACTTAA